A window of Dickeya zeae NCPPB 2538 contains these coding sequences:
- the ugpE gene encoding sn-glycerol-3-phosphate ABC transporter permease UgpE produces MIENRRGLDVFSHAMLVVAIVVVLFPLYVAFIAATMSQEQMSQVPMSLLPGGHLWENMVYIWQHGVGDNNSAPFGLMLFNSFVMALTITVGKISVSMLSAYAIVYFRFPCRNLFFWMIFSTLMLPVEVRIFPTVEVISHLNMTNSYVGLTLPVMASATATFLFRQFFMTLPDELLEAARIDGASPMRFFFDMVLPLSKTNLAALFVITFIYGWNQYLWPLLIINDPRLGTAVAGIQSMIATGDTATPWHQVMAAMLMTMLPPLLVVLLMQRWFVRGLVDSEK; encoded by the coding sequence ATGATTGAGAACCGTCGTGGGCTGGATGTCTTCAGCCACGCCATGCTGGTCGTCGCCATTGTGGTGGTGCTGTTCCCGCTGTATGTCGCGTTTATCGCCGCCACCATGAGTCAGGAACAAATGTCACAGGTGCCGATGTCACTGCTCCCCGGCGGCCACCTGTGGGAAAACATGGTGTATATCTGGCAGCACGGCGTGGGCGACAACAACAGCGCGCCGTTCGGGCTGATGCTGTTTAACAGCTTTGTGATGGCGCTGACGATCACCGTCGGCAAAATCAGCGTCTCGATGCTGTCAGCCTACGCCATTGTCTATTTCCGTTTCCCGTGCCGTAACCTGTTCTTCTGGATGATCTTTTCCACCCTGATGTTGCCAGTGGAAGTGCGTATTTTCCCGACGGTAGAGGTGATTTCTCACCTGAATATGACCAACAGTTATGTCGGGTTGACTCTGCCGGTGATGGCATCGGCCACCGCCACGTTTCTGTTTCGCCAGTTCTTTATGACACTGCCGGACGAACTGCTGGAGGCGGCGCGTATCGACGGTGCCAGCCCCATGCGCTTTTTCTTCGACATGGTGCTGCCGTTGTCTAAAACCAATCTGGCGGCGCTGTTTGTCATCACCTTTATCTACGGCTGGAACCAGTATCTGTGGCCGTTGTTGATCATCAATGACCCTCGTTTGGGGACGGCGGTCGCCGGTATCCAGAGCATGATCGCCACCGGCGATACCGCTACCCCCTGGCATCAGGTGATGGCGGCGATGCTGATGACGATGTTACCGCCGCTGTTGGTGGTGTTGCTGATGCAACGCTGGTTTGTTCGCGGTCTGGTTGATAGTGAGAAATAA
- a CDS encoding sn-glycerol-3-phosphate import ATP-binding protein UgpC, with translation MACLKLQAVTKSYDGKNQVIRPIDLDVADGEFVVMVGPSGCGKSTLLRMVAGLEQTTSGDIYIGDERVTDKEPKDRGIAMVFQNYALYPHMSVYDNMAYGLKIRGFGKEQIRQRVDEAARILELQPLLQRKPRELSGGQRQRVAMGRAIVREPSVFLFDEPLSNLDAKLRVQMRLELQQLHKRLKTTSLYVTHDQVEAMTLAHRVIVMNKGVAEQIGAPAEIYRKPASLFVASFIGSPAMNLWAGQVSADGSRVELSADFSLPLPVAKPEWQGRSVTLGMRPEHIVQSTAEAGGVPLVVDTLELLGADNLAHGKWAGQNIVVRLSHEHCPAVGETLWLTLPTVSWHIFDSQSGLRMEA, from the coding sequence ATGGCATGCTTAAAACTTCAGGCCGTCACCAAATCCTACGACGGCAAAAATCAGGTAATTCGACCGATTGATCTCGACGTGGCGGACGGCGAATTTGTGGTGATGGTGGGGCCGTCTGGCTGCGGTAAATCGACCCTGCTGCGTATGGTCGCCGGTCTGGAACAGACCACCAGCGGCGATATTTATATCGGCGATGAGCGCGTGACGGATAAGGAACCCAAAGATCGCGGTATTGCGATGGTGTTCCAGAATTACGCGCTCTATCCGCACATGAGTGTGTACGACAACATGGCCTACGGCCTGAAAATTCGCGGCTTTGGTAAAGAACAGATTCGCCAGCGGGTGGATGAAGCGGCGCGCATTCTGGAATTGCAGCCGTTGTTGCAGCGCAAACCGCGCGAGCTGTCTGGCGGCCAGCGCCAGCGCGTGGCGATGGGGCGCGCCATTGTGCGCGAACCATCCGTGTTCCTGTTCGACGAGCCGTTGTCCAACCTTGATGCCAAACTGCGTGTGCAGATGCGTCTTGAGCTGCAACAACTGCACAAACGATTGAAAACCACCAGCCTGTATGTCACCCACGATCAGGTGGAGGCGATGACGCTGGCTCATCGCGTGATTGTGATGAATAAAGGCGTGGCGGAGCAGATCGGCGCACCGGCAGAGATTTACCGCAAACCGGCATCGCTGTTCGTCGCCAGTTTTATCGGCTCGCCTGCGATGAATTTGTGGGCCGGGCAGGTGAGCGCTGACGGTAGCCGGGTCGAGTTGTCAGCGGATTTTTCGCTGCCGTTGCCGGTGGCGAAACCGGAATGGCAAGGGCGTTCGGTGACGCTGGGCATGCGCCCGGAGCACATTGTGCAGTCCACCGCCGAGGCCGGTGGCGTGCCGCTGGTGGTAGACACGCTGGAATTGCTGGGTGCGGATAATCTGGCGCACGGCAAATGGGCGGGGCAGAATATCGTGGTGCGCCTGTCGCACGAGCATTGTCCGGCGGTGGGTGAAACCCTGTGGCTTACTCTGCCGACGGTATCCTGGCATATATTTGATTCGCAAAGCGGATTACGGATGGAAGCATGA
- the ugpA gene encoding sn-glycerol-3-phosphate ABC transporter permease UgpA — translation MSASRPVFGRSLLPYLLVLPQLAITVVFFLWPAGQALWYSVQSVDPFGLSSQFVGLENFINLFHDSYYLGSFYTTLLFSFLVAASGLVLSLFLAALVDYTLRFSRLYQTLLILPYAVAPAVAAVLWMFLFNPGLGLITWLLHQLGYDWNHAQYSGQAMFLVVLASVWKQISYNFLFFLAALQSIPRSLIEAAAIDGAGPVRRFFNLVLPLISPVSFFLLVVNLTYAFFDTFPVIDAATGGGPVQATTTLIYKIYREGFAGLDLSSSAAQSVVLMLVVTVLTVIQFRFVERKVNYQ, via the coding sequence ATGAGTGCTTCCCGTCCTGTTTTTGGCCGCAGCCTGTTGCCTTACCTGCTGGTGCTGCCGCAACTGGCCATCACGGTGGTTTTTTTCCTCTGGCCAGCCGGGCAGGCGCTCTGGTATTCGGTGCAGAGCGTCGACCCGTTCGGCCTGTCCAGCCAGTTTGTCGGGCTGGAGAACTTCATTAATCTGTTCCACGACAGCTATTACCTTGGCTCGTTTTACACCACGCTGCTGTTCAGCTTCTTGGTGGCGGCCTCGGGGCTGGTGTTGTCGCTATTTCTGGCCGCATTGGTGGATTACACCCTGCGTTTTAGCCGCTTATACCAGACGTTGCTGATTCTGCCTTATGCGGTTGCGCCCGCAGTGGCGGCCGTACTGTGGATGTTTTTGTTCAACCCCGGTCTGGGGCTGATTACCTGGTTATTGCACCAGTTGGGCTATGACTGGAACCACGCGCAGTACAGTGGTCAGGCGATGTTTCTGGTGGTGCTGGCATCGGTCTGGAAGCAAATCAGCTACAACTTTCTGTTTTTCCTCGCGGCGTTACAGTCCATTCCCCGCTCGTTGATTGAAGCGGCAGCGATTGATGGTGCCGGGCCGGTACGCCGTTTCTTCAATCTGGTACTGCCGCTGATTTCACCGGTGAGTTTTTTCCTGTTGGTGGTCAACCTGACCTACGCCTTCTTCGATACCTTCCCGGTTATCGATGCCGCGACTGGCGGCGGGCCGGTACAGGCGACCACCACGTTAATCTACAAGATTTACCGCGAAGGGTTCGCCGGTCTTGATCTCTCCAGTTCGGCGGCGCAGTCGGTGGTGCTGATGCTGGTGGTGACCGTGTTGACGGTTATCCAGTTCCGCTTTGTCGAGCGTAAGGTGAATTATCAATGA
- the ugpB gene encoding sn-glycerol-3-phosphate ABC transporter substrate-binding protein UgpB, whose translation MFQHAIRKTAAVVIMALAASSQAQAATEVQFWHSMEGELGKTVNSLADRFNQTHSDVKIVPVYKGNYEQSLAAGIAAFRSGNAPAILQVYEVGTATMMASKAIKPVYQVFKDAGVPFDESIFVPTVSGYYSDAKTGHLLSQPFNSSTPVLYYNKDAFKKAGLDPEQPPKTWQQMADYTAKLRAAGMKCGYASGWQGWIQIENFSAWHGLPIATKNNGFDGLDAVLEFNKPIQVKHIQMLEDMNKKGDFTYYGRKDEPTEKFYNGDCAMTTASSGSLANIRQYAKFNYGVAMMPYDADVKGAPQNAIIGGASLWVMSGKDAATYKGVAEFMQFLSTPEIAAEWHQKTGYLPITTAAYELTKKQGFYDKNPGADIATRQMLNKDPLPFTKGLRLGNMPQIRTIVDEELESVWTGKKTPQQALDAAVERGNVLLRRFEQANK comes from the coding sequence ATGTTTCAGCACGCTATCCGTAAAACTGCCGCCGTCGTCATTATGGCGTTAGCCGCCAGCTCACAGGCGCAGGCCGCCACCGAAGTCCAGTTCTGGCATTCAATGGAAGGGGAACTGGGCAAGACCGTGAACTCTCTGGCTGACCGCTTCAACCAGACACACAGCGACGTCAAAATCGTTCCGGTGTACAAAGGCAACTACGAGCAGAGCCTGGCAGCGGGTATCGCCGCGTTTCGTAGCGGTAACGCCCCGGCTATCCTGCAGGTGTATGAAGTCGGTACGGCGACCATGATGGCCAGCAAGGCTATCAAGCCGGTCTATCAGGTATTCAAAGACGCGGGCGTGCCGTTTGATGAGAGCATTTTCGTGCCGACCGTTTCTGGTTACTACTCCGATGCCAAAACTGGTCACCTGCTGTCTCAGCCGTTTAACAGCTCCACGCCGGTGCTGTATTACAACAAAGATGCCTTCAAAAAGGCCGGTCTGGACCCCGAGCAGCCGCCGAAAACCTGGCAGCAGATGGCTGATTACACCGCCAAACTGCGCGCTGCAGGCATGAAGTGTGGTTACGCCAGCGGCTGGCAGGGCTGGATTCAGATTGAAAACTTCAGTGCTTGGCACGGCCTGCCGATTGCCACCAAAAACAATGGCTTCGACGGCCTTGATGCGGTGCTGGAGTTCAATAAGCCGATTCAGGTCAAGCATATTCAAATGCTCGAAGACATGAACAAGAAAGGCGACTTCACCTACTACGGCCGTAAAGACGAGCCGACCGAGAAGTTCTATAACGGCGATTGCGCGATGACTACCGCGTCATCCGGTTCGCTGGCGAATATTCGTCAGTACGCCAAATTTAACTACGGTGTGGCGATGATGCCATATGACGCCGATGTGAAAGGCGCGCCGCAGAACGCCATTATCGGTGGTGCCAGCCTGTGGGTGATGAGCGGCAAAGACGCGGCGACCTACAAAGGCGTGGCGGAATTCATGCAGTTCCTGTCTACACCGGAAATCGCCGCTGAGTGGCACCAGAAGACCGGCTATCTGCCGATCACCACCGCCGCTTACGAGCTGACCAAAAAGCAGGGTTTCTATGACAAGAACCCCGGTGCGGATATCGCCACCCGTCAGATGCTGAACAAAGACCCGCTGCCGTTTACCAAAGGGCTGCGTCTGGGCAACATGCCGCAGATTCGCACCATCGTCGACGAAGAGCTGGAAAGCGTCTGGACTGGTAAGAAAACCCCGCAGCAGGCGCTGGATGCCGCTGTGGAACGCGGCAACGTGCTGCTGCGTCGCTTCGAACAAGCGAACAAGTAA
- the ygbI gene encoding DNA-binding transcriptional repressor YgbI, producing the protein MIPVERHQKILSLITERGVVSISELTDMLGVSHMTVRRDVQKLEQDGLLLSVSGGVRSPERLAMEPSHQDKSVMFSQQKEAIGRLAAQQIPHNSCIYLDAGTTTLSLARQLAERDDLLIVTNDFAIAALLIESSQCRMIHTGGTLCRENRSCVGEGAALALRNLMIDIAFVSASSWSLRGLSTPNEDKVSVKRAIIEASSKRILLSDASKYGRIATWIATPITVFDSVITDNGLPVAARDALGKMGVTVMVAG; encoded by the coding sequence GTGATACCGGTAGAACGCCATCAAAAGATTTTGTCACTGATAACTGAACGTGGTGTGGTCAGCATCAGTGAGCTGACGGACATGCTGGGCGTATCGCACATGACGGTGCGGCGGGATGTGCAAAAGCTGGAACAGGATGGACTGCTGCTCAGCGTGTCTGGCGGGGTACGTTCGCCGGAGCGGTTGGCGATGGAGCCTTCTCATCAGGACAAGTCAGTGATGTTCAGCCAGCAGAAAGAGGCGATTGGTCGGCTGGCAGCGCAGCAGATCCCGCACAACAGCTGTATTTACCTGGATGCGGGCACCACCACGTTGTCGCTGGCGCGCCAGTTGGCAGAGCGGGATGATTTACTGATTGTGACCAATGATTTCGCCATTGCCGCGTTGCTGATCGAATCCAGCCAGTGCCGCATGATCCACACTGGTGGCACCCTGTGCCGGGAAAATCGCTCCTGTGTTGGCGAGGGGGCGGCGTTGGCTCTGCGTAACCTGATGATTGATATTGCTTTCGTTTCTGCTTCCTCATGGAGCCTGCGTGGCTTGTCTACCCCTAACGAAGACAAGGTATCGGTGAAACGGGCAATTATCGAGGCCAGCAGTAAACGCATCCTGCTCAGCGATGCCTCTAAATATGGCCGTATCGCCACCTGGATTGCCACGCCGATAACGGTATTCGACAGCGTCATTACTGATAACGGGCTACCCGTCGCCGCCAGAGACGCACTGGGCAAGATGGGGGTAACGGTGATGGTGGCCGGGTGA
- the ugpQ gene encoding glycerophosphodiester phosphodiesterase, translating into MTPNWLYPAIVAHRGGGSLAPENTLAAIDVGAQHGHKMIEFDAKLSQDGHIFLLHDDTLERTSNGWGVAGELPWDKLVGLDAGSWYSSQFQGERLPLLSEVAKRCEQYGMAANIEIKPTTGCDEQTGRVVALAARELWRNHPVAPLLSSFSVEALAAAQQAVPELPRGLLLDEWEDDWRNLTTRLGCVSIHLNHRLLDEARVRELKDAGLRILVYTVNQPDRARTLLQWGVDCICTDRIDLIGPQFN; encoded by the coding sequence ATGACCCCGAACTGGCTTTATCCTGCTATCGTCGCCCACCGTGGCGGTGGTTCTCTGGCACCGGAAAACACACTGGCGGCGATTGATGTTGGCGCGCAGCATGGTCACAAGATGATCGAGTTCGACGCCAAGCTGTCGCAGGACGGGCACATCTTCTTGTTGCACGACGACACGCTGGAGCGCACCAGCAACGGCTGGGGCGTAGCGGGCGAGCTGCCGTGGGACAAACTGGTTGGGTTGGACGCCGGTAGCTGGTACAGCAGCCAGTTTCAGGGTGAACGCCTGCCGTTGCTGTCTGAAGTGGCGAAACGCTGCGAACAGTACGGTATGGCGGCCAATATCGAGATCAAACCGACCACCGGCTGTGATGAGCAGACCGGCCGCGTGGTGGCGCTGGCCGCCCGCGAATTGTGGCGCAACCACCCTGTCGCGCCGCTGCTGTCGTCGTTTTCGGTCGAGGCGCTGGCAGCGGCACAGCAGGCCGTGCCGGAGTTACCGCGTGGTCTGCTGCTGGATGAGTGGGAGGATGACTGGCGTAATCTGACGACACGGTTAGGCTGCGTCTCGATTCACCTCAACCACCGCCTGCTCGATGAAGCACGCGTCAGAGAGTTGAAAGACGCCGGGCTGCGTATTCTGGTGTATACCGTCAATCAGCCCGATCGGGCGCGCACCCTGTTGCAGTGGGGCGTTGACTGTATCTGTACCGACCGGATAGATTTGATTGGACCGCAATTTAATTAA